A region of Vitis riparia cultivar Riparia Gloire de Montpellier isolate 1030 chromosome 12, EGFV_Vit.rip_1.0, whole genome shotgun sequence DNA encodes the following proteins:
- the LOC117926864 gene encoding probable leucine-rich repeat receptor-like protein kinase At1g35710 yields the protein MALEYFSSYSLLPRLIITPCLFIFLIFLLYSISLFHVTFTSASTPTTSFLKVEQDQEAVALLTWKTSLDNQTQSFLSSWFGRNSCHHWFGVTCHSSGSVSNIDLHSCGLRGTLHNLNFSLLPNLLTLNLYNNSLYGTIPINIGNISKLITYLDFGFNHFTGVISPQLGFLTSLSVLALSSNNFKGPIPPSIGNLRNLTTLYLFENELSGFIPQEIGLLRSLNDLQLSNNNLTGPIPSSIGNLRNLTTLYLYINELSGSIPQEIGLLTSLNDLELSMNNLTGPIPPSIGNLRNLTTLYLYINKLSGSIPQEIGLLTSLNDLVLAINNLIGPIPPSIGNLRNLTNLYLSKNELSGSIPQEIGLLRSLNVLQLSTNNLTGPIPPSIGNLRNLTTLYLHTNKLSGSIPQEIGLLTSLNDLELSINSLTGSIPPSIGNLRNLTTLYLHTNKLSGSIPQEIGLLTSLNDLELSINSLTGSIPPSIGNLRNLTTLYLHTNKLSGSIPQEIGLLTSLNDLELSINSLTGSIPPSIGNLRNLTTLYLHTNKLSGSIPQEIGLLTSLNDLELSINSLTGSIPPSIGNLRNLTTLYLHTNKLSGSIPQEIGLLTSLNDLELSINSLTGSIPPSIGNLRNLTTLYLHTNKLSGSIPQEIGLLTSLNDLELSINSLTGSIPPSIGNLRNLTTLYLHTNNLVLFLKRLDC from the coding sequence ATGGCGCTTGAATATTTTTCATCCTACTCCTTACTCCCCCGACTCATCATCACTCCTTGCTTAttcatatttctcattttccttctgTACTCGATATCATTATTCCATGTCACTTTTACATCTGCCTCTACACCTACCACTTCCTTTTTGAAAGTTGAACAAGATCAAGAGGCAGTTGCTCTTCTAACATGGAAGACCAGTCTTGATAATCAAACCcaatctttcctttcttcttggtTTGGACGCAATTCTTGCCATCATTGGTTTGGAGTGACTTGTCATAGCTCAGGAAGTGTCTCCAATATAGACCTTCACAGTTGCGGTTTGAGAGGTACACTCCACAATCTCAACTTCTCATTACTCCCCAACCTCCTCACTCTTAATCTTTATAACAACTCCCTCTATGGAACTATTCCAATCAACATTGGTAATATTTCCAAACTAATCACATATCTTGACTTTGGTTTCAATCATTTCACTGGTGTAATATCTCCCCAACTTGGATTTCTAACATCTCTTAGCGTTCTAGCATTgtcttctaataattttaaaggcCCAATTCCTCCTTCCATAGGTAACTTAAGAAACTTAACCACTCTATATCTTTTTGAGAACGAGCTTTCTGGTTTcatccctcaagaaattggattgttaaGATCTCTTAATGATCTTCAATTGTCAAATAACAATCTCACTGGTCCAATCCCTTCTTCCATAGGTAACTTGAGGAACttaaccactttgtaccttTATATAAACGAACTATCTGGTTCTATTCCTCAAGAGATTGGATTGTTGACATCACTTAATGATCTTGAGTTGTCAATGAACAATCTCACTGGTCCAATCCCTCCTTCCATAGGTAACTTGAGGAACttaaccactttgtacctttatataaacaaattatcTGGTTCtattcctcaagaaattggattgttaacATCACTTAATGATCTTGTGTTGGCAATTAATAATCTCATTGGTCCAATCCCTCCAtccataggaaacttgagaAACTTAACCAATCTGTATCTTTCTAAGAATGAGCTTTCTGGTTCcatccctcaagaaattggattgttaaGATCTCTTAATGTTCTTCAATTGTCAACTAACAATCTCACTGGTCCAATCCCTCCTTCAATAGGTAACTTAAGGAACTTAACCACTTTGTACCTACATACAAACAAACTATCTGGTTCtattcctcaagaaattggattgttgacatcACTTAATGATCTTGAGTTGTCAATTAACAGTCTCACCGGTTCAATCCCTCCTTCCATAGGTAACTTAAGGAACttaaccactttgtaccttCATACAAACAAACTATCTGGTTCtattcctcaagaaattggattgttgacatcACTTAATGATCTTGAGTTGTCAATTAACAGTCTCACCGGTTCAATCCCTCCTTCCATAGGTAACTTGAGGAACttaaccactttgtaccttCATACAAACAAACTATCTGGTTCTATTCCTCAAGAGATTGGATTGTTGACATCACTTAATGATCTTGAGTTGTCAATTAACAGTCTCACCGGTTCAATCCCTCCTTCCATAGGTAACTTAAGGAACttaaccactttgtaccttCATACAAACAAACTATCTGGTTCtattcctcaagaaattggattgttgacatcACTTAATGATCTTGAGTTGTCAATTAACAGTCTCACCGGTTCAATCCCTCCTTCCATAGGTAACTTGAGGAACttaaccactttgtaccttCATACAAACAAACTATCTGGTTCTATTCCTCAAGAGATTGGATTGTTGACATCACTTAATGATCTTGAGTTGTCAATTAACAGTCTCACCGGTTCAATCCCTCCTTCCATAGGTAACTTAAGGAACttaaccactttgtaccttCATACAAACAAACTATCTGGTTCtattcctcaagaaattggattgttgacatcACTTAATGATCTTGAGTTGTCAATTAACAGTCTCACCGGTTCAATCCCTCCTTCCATAGGTAACTTGAGGAACttaaccactttgtaccttCATACAAACAATCTGGTTCTATTCCTCAAGAGATTGGATTGTTGA
- the LOC117926869 gene encoding putative disease resistance protein At3g14460 — protein sequence MYNWEKWLCCGCRRGEFPRLQQLCINECPKLTGKLPKQLRSLKKLEISSSELVVGSLRAPQIRERKMGYHGKFRLKRPAGGFTDLQTSEIEISDISQLEELPPRIQTLRIRECDSIEWVLEEGMLQGSTCLLQHLHITSCRFSRPLHSVGLPTTLKSLIIWECTKLEFLLPALLTSHLPFLEYLYIFYVTSRNSFSLSFSLSIFPRLTHLHILEFEGLAFLSISISEGDPTSLNRLDIRKCPDLVYIELPALESAHNYIFRCRKLKLLAHTHSSLQELRLIDCPELWFQKDGLPSDLREVEISSCNQLTSQVDWGLQRLASLTKFTISGGCQDMESFPKESLLPSTLSSLNISGLPNLKSLDSKGLQQLTSLTTLSISDCPKFQSFGEEGLQHLTSLEKLKMDSLPVLESLREVGLQHLTSLKKLSISNCNISNA from the coding sequence ATGTACAACTGGGAGAAATGGTTATGTTGTGGATGCAGACGTGGCGAATTCCCTCGTCTTCAGCAGCTTTGTATAAATGAATGTCCCAAACTCACTGGGAAATTACCAAAACAGCTTCGTTCATTGAAGAAACTTGAAATCAGTAGTTCCGAGTTGGTTGTGGGCTCCCTCCGAGCTCCTCAAATCCGTGAAAGGAAAATGGGGTATCATGGTAAATTTCGGTTGAAAAGGCCAGCTGGTGGGTTCACTGATCTCCAAACTtcagaaattgaaatttcagacATCTCTCAATTGGAGGAACTGCCACCACGAATACAGACGCTAAGAATCAGAGAATGTGATTCGATAGAGTGGGTATTGGAGGAGGGAATGCTACAAGGAAGCACATGTCTTCTCCAACATTTGCACATCACAAGTTGTCGTTTCTCCAGACCCTTGCACAGTGTTGGTTTACCCACCACATTGAAGTCACTAATTATCTGGGAGTGTACCAAACTGGAGTTTCTCCTGCCTGCGCTATTGACATCCCACCTTCCATTCCTTgaatatttatacattttttatgttaCCAGCCGTAATTCtttctcattatctttctcATTAAGCATCTTCCCACGGTTGACTCATTTGCACATCCTTGAATTTGAAGGGCTTGCATTCCTCTCCATCTCCATTTCAGAGGGGGATCCCACTTCTCTTAATCGTTTGGATATCCGAAAGTGCCCTGATCTTGTATATATTGAATTGCCCGCTCTTGAGTCAGCACACAATTATATCTTCAGATGCAGGAAGCTGAAGTTGCTGGCGCACACACACTCATCGTTGCAGGAATTGAGGTTAATAGATTGTCCAGAATTGTGGTTTCAGAAAGATGGTTTGCCCTCCGACCTACGTGAAGTTGAAATTTCATCCTGCAACCAACTCACATCTCAGGTGGACTGGGGTTTGCAAAGACTGGCCTCTCTTACAAAATTCACAATCAGTGGTGGATGCCAAGACATGGAATCATTTCCCAAGGAATCCCTACTGCCCTCCACACTTTCCTCTCTTAACATATCTGGTCTTCCGAATCTCAAGTCTCTGGACAGCAAGGGGCTACAACAACTTACCTCTCTAACAACATTATCCATCTCCGATTGCCCTAAGTTCCAATCCTTCGGAGAAGAGGGGCTTCAACATCTTACCtctcttgaaaaatt
- the LOC117926865 gene encoding MDIS1-interacting receptor like kinase 2-like, which produces MPWDLAESFGVYPTLNYIDLSSNNFYGELSEKWGQCHRLTNLNISNNNISGAIPPQLGKAIQLQQLDLSANHLSGKIPKELGMLPLLFKLLLGNNNISGSIPLELGHLSNLEILDLASNNISGPIPKQLGNFWKLRSFNLSENRFVDSIPDEIGKMHHLESLDLSQNMLTGEVPPLLGELQNLETLNLSHNELSGTIPHTFDYLISLTVADISYNQLEGPLPNIKAFASFEAFKNNKGLCGNNVTHLKPCGASRKRASKFSILIVVLLIVSTLLFLFAFIIGIYFLFQKLRKRKTKSPEADVEDLFAIWGHDGELLYEHIIQGTENFSSKQCIGTGGYGTVYKAELPTGRVVAVKKLHSSEDGDMADLKAFKSEIHASTQIRHRNIVKLYGFSSFAENSFLVYEFMEKGVCETFYATTKKQKD; this is translated from the exons ATGCCTTG GGACCTAGCCGAAAGTTTTGGTGTGTACCCGACCCTAAATTATATTGATCTAAGCAGCAACAATTTTTATGGTGAGCTTTCTGAGAAATGGGGGCAGTGCCACAGGCTCACAAACCTGAACATCTCCAACAACAATATTTCTGGTGCTATACCGCCTCAACTTGGGAAAGCAATTCAGCTGCAACAACTTGATCTCTCCGCCAATCATCTAAGTGGGAAGATCCCGAAAGAGTTGGGTATGTTGCCATTATTATTCAAATTGTTGTTAGGAAACAACAATATTTCTGGCAGTATTCCTTTGGAATTGGGACACTTATCCAATCTTGAAATTCTTGACTTGGCATCAAACAACATAAGCGGTCCAATTCCCAAACAACTGGGAAACTTCTGGAAATTACGGTCCTTCAACTTGAGCGAGAATAGATTTGTGGATAGCATTCCTGACGAAATTGGAAAGATGCATCATCTTGAAAGTCTAGATCTTAGTCAAAATATGTTGACAGGAGAGGTTCCACCGCTTCTTGGAGAATTACAGAACCTAGAAACGTTGAATCTCTCCCATAACGAGCTCTCCGGTACCATCCCACACACTTTTGATTATCTGATAAGCCTGACAGTTGCTGATATATCCTACAATCAGTTGGAAGGTCCTCTCCCCAACATCAAAGCTTTCGCTTCTTTTGAGgcattcaaaaataataaaggtcTTTGTGGAAATAATGTCACTCATCTCAAGCCATGCGGTGCTAGTCGAAAGAGGGCCAGcaagttttctattttgatCGTAGTACTCCTCATTGTGAGCACTCTATTGttcttatttgcttttattattggcatttattttcttttccaaaaattgaGGAAGAGAAAAACCAAGTCTCCTGAAGCAGATGTTGAAGATCTATTTGCAATATGGGGCCATGATGGGGAATTGTTGTATGAGCACATCATACAGGGGACCGAAAATTTCAGTTCGAAACAGTGTATTGGCACTGGAGGATATGGTACTGTTTACAAGGCTGAGTTGCCAACAGGTCGGGTTGTTGCTGTGAAAAAGCTTCACTCATCAGAAGATGGAGATATGGCTGATTTGAAAGCTTTCAAAAGCGAGATTCATGCTTCAACACAGATAAGGCATCGCAATATCGTCAAGCTTTATGGCTTCAGTTCATTTGCAGAGAACTCATTTTTGGTTTATGAGTTTATGGAAAAGGGAGTTTGCGAAACATTCTATGCAACGACGAAGAAGCAGAAAGATTAG